A single region of the Dunckerocampus dactyliophorus isolate RoL2022-P2 chromosome 3, RoL_Ddac_1.1, whole genome shotgun sequence genome encodes:
- the gatm gene encoding glycine amidinotransferase, mitochondrial: MLRVRCLRGGSRGAEAAHLIGAMLGRAATGWVQRAFQSTSSAAAAQTQPAVEDDHVTDPAQHECPVSSYNEWDPLEEVIVGRAENARVPPFTVEVKANTYEKYWSFYQKYGGQSFPADHLKKAVAEIEEMCNILRHEGVNVRRPEPIDWSMEYKTPDFQSSGMYAAMPRDILMVVGNEIIEAPMAWRARFFEYRAYRPLIKEYFKKGAKWTTAPKPTMADDLYDQDYPIRTVEDRHKLAAQGKFVTTEHEPCFDAADFIRAGKDLFVQRSQVTNYMGIEWMRRHLAPEYKIHIISFKDPNPMHIDATFNIIGPGLVLSNPDRPCRQIDMFKKAGWTVVKPPTPLIPDDHPLWMSSKWLSMNVLMLDEKRVMVDANEATIHKMFENLGIKTIKVNIRHANSLGGGFHCWTTDVRRRGTLQSYFH, translated from the exons ATGCTGCGAGTGAGGTGCCTCAGAGGAGGGAGCAGGGGGGCCGAGGCTGCCCATCTGATCGGAGCCATG CTGGGCCGTGCAGCAACTGGATGGGTGCAGAGGGCTTTCCAGAGCACCTCCAGTGCTGCAGCTGCTCAAACACAGCCGGCGGTTGAAGACGACCATGTTACTGACCCTGCACAGCATGAGTGTCCTGTTAGCAGCTACAATGAATGGGACCCGCTTGAGGAGGTCATTGTGGGCCGTGCTGAAAATGCCCGTGTACCTCCCTTCACTGTGGAAGTAAAA GCTAACACATATGAGAAGTACTGGTCCTTCTACCAGAAGTACGGGGGCCAATCTTTTCCTGCGGACCACTTAAAAAAAGCTGTTGCTGAGATTGAAGAAATGTGCAATATTCTGCGTCATGAGGGCGTCAACGTGAGGAGGCCAGAGCCTATTGATTGGTCCATGGAATATAAAACTCCGGACTTCCAGTCATCAG gcATGTATGCTGCCATGCCCCGAGATATCCTTATGGTGGTGGGGAATGAGATCATCGAGGCTCCAATGGCGTGGAGGGCTCGCTTCTTTGAGTACAGAGCATACCGACCTTTGATCAAGGAGTATTTCAAAAAAGGTGCTAAATGGACCACTGCTCCAAAACCTACTATGGCTGATGACCTGTACGACCAG GACTACCCAATCCGCACAGTGGAGGACAGACACAAGCTGGCCGCGCAGGGTAAATTTGTGACCACGGAGCATGAGCCCTGCTTTGACGCCGCTGATTTTATCCGTGCTGGGAAGGACCTCTTTGTCCAGAGAAGTCAG GTTACAAACTACATGGGAATTGAGTGGATGCGCCGTCACTTGGCCCCAGAATACAAGATCCACATCATCTCATTCAAAGACCCTAATCCCATGCACATTGATGCTACTTTCAACATCATTGGACCAGGGCTGGTACTCTCAAACCCTGATCGCCCATGTcgccag ATTGACATGTTCAAGAAGGCCGGCTGGACTGTTGTGAAACCTCCAACACCTCTGATTCCTGATG acCACCCTCTCTGGATGTCATCCAAATGGTTGTCTATGAACGTTCTGATGCTGGATGAGAAGCGCGTCATGGTCGATGCCAATGAAGCCACCATTCACAAAATGTTTGAGAACCTCG gtATAAAGACCATAAAGGTGAACATTCGCCATGCCAACTCGCTGGGTGGCGGCTTCCACTGCTGGACAACTGACGTCCGCCGCCGTGGTACACTGCAGTCCTACTTCCACTAG